The Euzebyales bacterium genome contains the following window.
GATCGGTCGGACGGTCTGCGCTCAGCAGCTGGGCGTGCACAGCAAGGCGCCGGGCCTGCGCGCGGTCGAGGACGTGAACGGTCACGACGACGAGCGTACGTGGCGAGCCGATGCACCGGACCGTCACCGGCCCGCCGCGGCGGTGGCACCATCGGTGCATGCAGCGCATCTCGACGACCGTGGTCGCGCTCGTCGGCGCGGATGCCGCCCGCCGCGCCCACGAGGTCGGCGCGTACGCCAACGTGCTGTCCGTGGTGCCGGAAGACGAGGGTGCGCTCCAGCGGGCGACAACCGCGTGGGCCGGCGCGACGAGGTCGTCGCGAACCTACGTCGTGCACGACGCGGACCCGCTCGCGGCGGTCGCACATCACTGGGTCGCCCTGTTCGACGGCACCGGCCTGCGGGGCGACCTCGAGACCGCGGTCGTCGACGTCACCGCCCGCTGGCGCAGCCGTTCCGTCGAGCTTCCCGACTACTACCTCGACTAACGCTCGGACCGGTCTAGCGGTGTGACCAGCGGTTTCGCCGGTCGCACGCCACATACTTGCATAGCATGCCGTACTAGGTCAAGATATCGGCGATGCTCGACGCTAACGACCTCCGCGCCCTCCTCGACTCGTGGCTGCTGCGGATGGCCGCCGAACGCAAGAGCGAGAAGACCCGCGCCGTGTACCGCGCCGGCGTCGAACAGTTCCTCGACTGGTGCCACGACCAGGACATCGCACCCGCGCTCGACCCGGACACCGTCGCCGCGTTCACGAACCACCTGCTCGACAACGGACGCGCACCCGCCACCGCCCGGCTGCGGCAACTCGCCGTCCGCCGGTTCACCGCGTGGCTCGCTGACGAGGACGAGATCGACCACGACCGGCTCGTCAAGGTCAAACCGCCCCAGCTGGACACGACCGTTGTCGACGAGCTCGACGACGACCAGCTCCGCGCGCTGATCAAGGTGTGCGCCGGGAAGACGCTGGCGTGCAAACGCGACGAGGCGATCATCCGGTTTATGTGCGAGACCGGCGCCCGCGCCGGTGAGGTCATCAACATGACCGTCCACGACGTCGACCTCGCCCGCGGGCTCGCGGTCGTCCGACGCGGCAAGGGCGGCAAAGGCCGACACGTCCCGTTCGGACCGGCGACCGGCGCGGCGATCGACCGGTACATGCGCGCCAGACGCCGTCATGTCCGCGCTGACGGGCCGACGTTGTGGCTGGGCGAAC
Protein-coding sequences here:
- a CDS encoding tyrosine-type recombinase/integrase, with protein sequence MLDANDLRALLDSWLLRMAAERKSEKTRAVYRAGVEQFLDWCHDQDIAPALDPDTVAAFTNHLLDNGRAPATARLRQLAVRRFTAWLADEDEIDHDRLVKVKPPQLDTTVVDELDDDQLRALIKVCAGKTLACKRDEAIIRFMCETGARAGEVINMTVHDVDLARGLAVVRRGKGGKGRHVPFGPATGAAIDRYMRARRRHVRADGPTLWLGERGYGFAYDALWRSLKKRARVAGITPFHPHMLRHTFAGRWLDAGGSEQGLMVTAGWSRRDMIDRYSRATSERRVAEKPAGSG